The DNA segment AGATCCTCCTCTCCACAGAAAAAGGACTAAGTATCCATGGGAATCTTAGCACGTTAGGGAGGcctttctcccttcctctcatcCGCTCTCCCCCGCTGCACCCATGGACCAATGCAattgtttattttctcctaTTGAGGCTGCTCCATTCACTGGCTCTCACATTTACTCTGCTCAATTGGAGTGAGACAGCACTTATTCGAGGAGAGGAATGTAGCGTTCCACTGACAGAGCAGCAAGAATGCagaagaaataattaaaactttttaaaggaaaaggtACAGCTGAGCATGAGGGAGAACGTCGTCAAACCAAACAATGCCAACTGACAGGATTTTCTGCCGTGATGAGTATATCCACACATCACCTTGACACTACAAAGCAAAGGAGTGTTTGAATAACGCACAATGCTAGAAAGTGGAGCAGGGATACTATAAGGAGGTCATTCATTTGCGGTGCTTTCTTAACTGAAACTCTCTGCAGAACAATGAAGTGTTCTCCGGCCTCTTGTAAGATGGGGCTTGTCCTCCAACCTCTCTCCTCCTGGGCCCGGCACAATAGCTGCGAGCTGGACCACGGAGTTCATTTCTCCTGAGATCTATTCTGTCTTGAGGAGGTAGTCGTAATGACAGTTTCCTTCTTTATAACAATGGCCAAGGTTGCCAGCCCCTTCTCTGTCCTGTCAGTCTCTGTTGTCTTCTTCTACAATGAACTTGGGTCAATACAACAATCAATAAATGATGTATGAATTGACATCGAGTCAGATTGAGTCAGATCTTGCCATCCAGCCTGACAGCAGTACAGTATTTGGTAAAAAGATGAGCTGCTGATGCATAGTGTAGCTGTGGCAAGCAGTTTCAAGTCGCTTTATCTTGGTTGGGATTTTTACAGAGCATGTCAGCTCTATGTGTACGCCACATTATCACATAACATCATGCTGCCTCCGAACATGAACATCGAAACCTCAAACCTAATGCAGATGAAAAACCATTTCAGGTTTGCCTACTTAGCAATAACAGTCAGCACAGTCAGGCAAATAAACAGAGGACGGATTCCTCTAACGCGATAGATGTTGTGTGTGCGGaatagaccaaaaaaaaaaacaataatacaatTAAGCTTTAGAGAAACAGACAAGTTAGAGGAATAACCCCTGACTCATTGTGCGTGACAGAAATCAGTTTGCTGTCTAATTATTGGCTCCAATCATATTTTCTGCAGTTCAAATCACCAAACTAACTGTGGAAAGTGTGCGTAAATGCAAAGAGAGaacagtctgtctgtttcagtcGAGCTGCTAAAAGGGAACAAGACAGTGGTTGTTTGTCTATGATCAGCTCTCATGGAGTCAATGACACGTAAAAGTTACTGAAGACATGTGACATGGACGCTGGCTGAACCTTGCATATTATGCATCTTTACTTAAGTTTGAAAAGTGAAGCGGAAGCAAtcattgctgtgtgtttgcttagtgcagatctgtcactgtgtgtatgttttaaatgtgaccTGTCAAACGACAGCAGATGAAGACTGGCTGTAAGATAACTCAAATAACAACATTATGTTaatattgtataaataaataaacataaaacccTGTAAAATGCGTACTGCCCTGTTATGATGAATGTAACTTGAAGATTGAAGTCCAAAGTGATTAGACTGATCAGTGAGGCAGCAACTAATTTATCAAATTATGCAACctcaaaaaatgaatttaatttagtttaacaCTACCGCACCTGATATAAAGGCAAGATGATGTAAGAATTGTAAGAGGAGCTTTTCATTCCAGTACAGGCGAGATGTGCAGAATATATCGGTAGAAAGCTGTTCAGAACCTGTATGAACTGAATTTGGAAAAGAGAATAAATGGATGGGTAGGTagaggaaatatttaaaaatgaatagttTGTAAATTGAGTCAGCTCTGCCTGCTTCTTCCTGACTTGAAGCAAAAATGTTTACACTCATAAAAAGGACGTTTTCAGCAAAGCAAAAGCTTTCTTTAGCCTGTCAGTGAGATCAGTGATATTTTGCTTCAGAACCACAATCAAGTCTGAATTTAGGCAGGTCACCACGTATAAGGCAGTCTTACCTGCCCCCTACTGGTCAAACACATCTAATACACTGtgagacaagaaagaaagacactAATACAATAATAACCATGCTCATAACCACCACTTGCATAACCCTAACCAAAACCCTAACCAAATTTAACCCAAAGATTCCAACAACACAGATTTTGTCCCCACAAGTTGTCCCCAATCAACCGTTTTTTTAGTCTGAAAGGTCAGAccacactgctcacacacacacacacacacaaacacacacacacacacacacacacacacacacacacacacacacaggtcatcttggaaaatgtttcagcatttaaagttttttttacaacacagGATTTATGAACAGCTGTAGAACAGCTTTGAAATAGTGTCCAGTAAtagaaagtaactaagtacatttactcaactactgtatttaaatacattttttgaagTACTTGTACTGGACTACtgatatttccattttctgctgctttataCTTCTTCTCCACCTCAattcagaggcaaatattgtatTGTTGCGCCCTTCAGTTACTAATTACTCTGCAGGTCGCATTAATAATGCAAAATATAATCAACATATAAATttgaatgtattattaattactATGGATGACGATTCTTCAGTGGAAACCATAAGCTATAATATGTAGTAAAAGAAATATGTGTGTTAAAAGTGTTGTAATATAAGAGCTTGGTGCTATTGTCAGGCTTAAAACTGGGACATTGTTTCAAAGTGCAAGACAATCCTATGTGCAAGACATCAAGAGGAGGTGTTTGCACATAGTCAAAGAAGACCGCCCTGCAGGGTGAGAGGAAGACAGCACACATCACTTCTCTATTTTTCTCTGTGGTTTTCACAGATGTAATATCAAGTAGTTTACCACTCGAAGTGATCAGCAGATGCACTGCAAAGCGTCTCTGTGCTCTTTCAGAATGGATGCCTACACTGGCTATGGATTTTACGAAGACAACACCACTGACAGTGGATATTattactataatatatataataataacacagagGATTGCTCCAGCTCATATCTGCCTGGCTCCAACATTTTCCTGCCCTTACTGTATTGCACCATCTTCATCACCGGCTTTGTGGGCAACCTCTTTGTGATCTCAGTCACGGGCATCAATGGCAGTAGAGGTGGGCGTCTGGTGGACACATTTGTTGTCAACCTGGCACTGGCTGACCTCATCTTCGTCCTCTCATTGCCCCTGTGGGCCATCTCTGCCATCCAGAATGGCAACTGGAACTTTGGGCCAGCTGGGGACCTGCTGTGCAAGCTGAGCAGCTACATCATTGCTGTGAACCGCTTCTCCAACATCTTCTTTCTCACCTGCATGAGTGTTGATCGCTACTTGGCCGTGGTGAAACCGATGGATTCCAGGTACCTCAGGTCTAGTCGGTGCATTCGGGCCACTTGTGGTGCAGTCTGGTTGATCTCCCTGGTGCTTGGCATCCCATCCCTGGTGTACAGAAGAGTGGAAGAGATCGAAGATGGACTGGATGGATCTTTCTGTGTGGAAGAAAACaactcatctttttttcttggccTAAGCCTGACCATGGCATTACTCACctttatttttccattgttAATCATCGTCCTCTGCTACGGCACCATCATCATACATCTCAACAAGCACTGTGTTGTTGCTGGAAATCCTCGAACTGAAGCTCGCCGCAGGCATTCCCTCAAGATGGTCCTCTCCATCATAGTGGTCTTTGTGGTGTCCTGGCTCCCCttcaacattttcaaattcaCAATAATTGTCTCAAAGCTCTCAAATGTTGAACTCAGTTGCAATGTTGCGTCTTGGGTACGAGAGGGGCTCCGCATCTCATGCGCCCTGGCCTTCCTGAACAGCTGTGTGAATCCTGCCATTTACTTTTTCCTGGACAATCACTTCAGACGAAGAGCCGTGTTGCTGTTCAAGACCTGCACTAGAAAGTCAAAGTTACTGCACAGCTACAACTCTTCAGCCTCATTCACCAATGCTGGCACTTCAGAGAGCATAGGAACAACTGTGAGAACTCAGATT comes from the Larimichthys crocea isolate SSNF chromosome VI, L_crocea_2.0, whole genome shotgun sequence genome and includes:
- the gpr25 gene encoding probable G-protein coupled receptor 25, whose translation is MHCKASLCSFRMDAYTGYGFYEDNTTDSGYYYYNIYNNNTEDCSSSYLPGSNIFLPLLYCTIFITGFVGNLFVISVTGINGSRGGRLVDTFVVNLALADLIFVLSLPLWAISAIQNGNWNFGPAGDLLCKLSSYIIAVNRFSNIFFLTCMSVDRYLAVVKPMDSRYLRSSRCIRATCGAVWLISLVLGIPSLVYRRVEEIEDGLDGSFCVEENNSSFFLGLSLTMALLTFIFPLLIIVLCYGTIIIHLNKHCVVAGNPRTEARRRHSLKMVLSIIVVFVVSWLPFNIFKFTIIVSKLSNVELSCNVASWVREGLRISCALAFLNSCVNPAIYFFLDNHFRRRAVLLFKTCTRKSKLLHSYNSSASFTNAGTSESIGTTVRTQI